From a region of the Lactuca sativa cultivar Salinas chromosome 4, Lsat_Salinas_v11, whole genome shotgun sequence genome:
- the LOC111885453 gene encoding probable mitochondrial adenine nucleotide transporter BTL2: MAAGADDCVVEEESNKKVIIRLRGKPAVMNTTKHLWVGAVAAMVSRTFVAPLERIKLEYMLRGEQKNLFKLTKSIASSQGLKGFWKGNFVNILHTAPFKALNFCAYDSYRKQLLRLTGNQETINFERLFVGVGADMTASILCLPLDTTRTKLVAPGGE; encoded by the exons ATGGCAGCTGGCGCCGACGATTGTGTGGTGGAAGAGGAGAGTAATAAGAAGGTTATTATAAGATTAAGGGGAAAACCTGCTGTTATGAACACTACAAAGCATTTATGGGTTGGGGCTGTTGCTGCCATGGTTTCAAG AACATTTGTTGCGCCACTTGAAAGAATAAAGCTTGAATACATGCTTCGTGGTGAACAGAAGAATCTTTTCAAGCTAACTAAATCAATCGCTTCTTCTCAAGGTTTAAAAGGGTTTTGGAAGGGAAACTTCGTTAACATTCTTCACACAGCTCCATTTAAAGCCCTGAATTTTTGTGCATACGATTCCTATAGAAAGCAACTTCTCCGGTTAaccggaaatcaagaaacaataaATTTTGAACGACTCTTCGTCGGTGTTGGCGCCGACATGACTGCTAGCATTCTTTGCTTACCACTCGACACT ACTCGAACAAAGTTAGTGGCGCCTGGAGGTGAATGA
- the LOC111884571 gene encoding nudix hydrolase 15, mitochondrial, with product MDSDNNFTRSQKLLDLSQRFRQSKSVSPISDDPSIGQSNQSQRSKNPNRAAVLICLFEEGDDINVILTQRSSKLSSYSGQVSLPGGRTDEEDTDDIRTALREAEEEIGLNPALVDVVTVLEPFVTKGNVSVVPVIGILWDKQAFNPIPNTEEVESIFYAPLEMFLKNENRGEKEWELGGHKYLLHYFYHKTNDSRVYEIWALTAGILIAAASIVFRRPPEFQQRMPKFWNRNHSKF from the exons ATGGATTCAGATAATAACTTTACAAGATCACAGAAGCTACTGGACTTGTCTCAACGATTTCGTCAATCGAAGTCTGTTTCCCCAATTTCAGATGACCCCTCAATTGGTCAATCCAACCAATCCCAAAGATCCAAAAACCCCAACCGTGCTGCAGTTCTGATATGCCTGTTCGAGGAAGGAGACGATATCAATGTAATTCTAACTCAACGATCATCGAAACTGTCATCCTACTCTG GGCAAGTATCTTTGCCAGGAGGTAGAACCGACGAAGAGGATACAGATGATATTCGAACCGCATTgagggaggctgaggaggaaatTGGATTGAATCCAGCCCTTGTAGATGTTGTTACTGTTCTTGAACCTTTTGTAACCAAG GGAAATGTTAGTGTGGTTCCGGTGATTGGAATATTATGGGATAAACAAGCATTCAATCCAATTCCAAATACTGAAGAAGTAGAATCAATATTCTATGCTCCTTTGGAAATGTTTCTCAAG AATGAAAATAGAGGAGAAAAAGAGTGGGAATTAGGAGGACACAAATACTTGCTTCACTATTTCTATCACAAAACAAACGACAGCAGGGTGTATGAGATATGGGCTCTAACCGCCGGAATCTTGATAGCTGCCGCCTCCATAGTTTTCCGGCGACCACCGGAATTTCAACAAAGGATGCCTAAATTCTGGAACAGAAACCACAGCAAATTTTAA
- the LOC111884560 gene encoding uncharacterized protein LOC111884560, with protein MGDSTARDGGDNSLSERNVAEEVSRLVEQSKELQESASTLISRNSQEESSLRQRALALDSNIKMLRTFIGSSVKKGNLDSKHAEKLAEELSRASFTLGEGDAATFLPCKSHGRFLRMLLGPINVRANRQDVQLKVKEEYYSFRDRTAYLFLFFPSLLLVLRSCLWDGCFPALPVQIYQAWLLFLYTGLALRENILRVNGSDIRPWWIYHHYFAMAMALISLTWEIERQPDCAQKQKGIQLFLRWAIMQGVAMLLQNRYQRQRLYTRIALGKARRMDVVWGETAGVKGQLWILLPILFVLQAFEAYVGVLLLKTAVVGVISEWQVVTCGILLIIMAVGNFANTVQTLVLKSRFKAKMKKGKSRSDLTTSTSKDE; from the exons ATGGGCGACTCTACTGCCAGGGATGGCGGTGATAATAGCTTGTCGGAGAGAAACGTCGCTGAAGAAGTTTCTAGGCTTGTGGAACAAAGTAAAGAGTTGCAGGAATCAGCGTCGACCTTAATTTCTAGAAATTCACAGGAGGAATCATCGCTACGCCAACGAGCCCTAGCTCTCGATTCAAATATCAAAATGTTAAGAACGTTCATTGGTTCCTCCGTCAAGAAAGGCAATTTAGATTCCAAACATGCAGAAAAA TTAGCTGAAGAGCTGAGTAGAGCAAGTTTTACATTGGGGGAAGGAGATGCAGCCACATTTCTTCCCTGCAAATCACATG GAAGATTTTTGAGGATGCTTCTTGGTCCAATAAATGTTCGTGCTAACAGACAAGATGTTCAATTGAAAGTGAAAGAAGAATACTATAGTTTCAGA GATAGAACTGCATATCTGTTTCTCTTTTTTCCTTCATTGCTACTGGTGTTAAGGTCATGTCTTTGGGATGGATGTTTCCCTGCTTTACCTGTTCAGATTTACCAG GCATGGTTGCTCTTTCTATACACAGGATTAGCTTTAAGAGAAAATATTTTGAGAGTTAATGGAAGCGATATACGTCCATG GTGGATATATCATCACTATTTTGCTATGGCCATGGCACTCATCAGCCTCACTTGGGAGATAGAAAGGCAACCTGATTGTGCCCAAAAGCAG AAAGGTATACAATTGTTTCTGAGATGGGCAATCATGCAAGGTGTAGCAATGCTTCTACAAAACAGATACCAAAGACAGAGACTCTATACACGCATTGCACTTGGGAAG GCTAGAAGAATGGATGTTGTGTGGGGGGAAACTGCTGGAGTAAAAGGTCAATTATGGATATTATTGCCCATACTCTTTGTCTTGCAG GCTTTTGAAGCATATGTAGGTGTGCTATTGCTAAAAACTGCAGTTGTAGGTGTCATTTCTGAATGGCAG GTTGTTACGTGTGGGATTCTGCTGATAATTATGGCTGTTGGGAATTTTGCAAATACAGTTCAGACTCTTGTACTGAAATCTCGGTTTAAAGCAAAAATGAAGAAAGGTAAAAGTAGGAGTGACTTAACAACATCCACATCCAAGGATGAATGA
- the LOC111884548 gene encoding protein IQ-DOMAIN 10, with the protein MGSSDWLKNIISSNKARKQKNNKTKDNSLPETNGFILKSRSKEEQKNIINGVAKGRRVSVNLPDEDVAAIRIQTAFRGFKARKYFCNLKRLVKLQMLMEGDFGKKQTSNTLRNLQTWSKIQAQIRTRRLAMVEDSGIKQKKLENQLRLDAKMEWSGSSRTMDEVLARMKQREEASVKRERAMAYAFSHQWRANSNSNLGINESDVAASNWGWSWMERWIAARPWETRALVGSTPKKVNSPPTKKSPSMKKSNSPNGKKASRNRRLSYGSTAKVGDAKTKLERQTTK; encoded by the exons ATGGGATCAAGTGATTGGTTGAAGAATATAATCAGTTCAAATAAAGCTAGGAAACAAAAAAATAACAAGACAAAG GATAATTCATTACCAGAAACAAATGGTTTTATTTTGAAATCTCGATCTAAAGAggaacaaaaaaatattattaatggTGTTGCTAAAGGACGCCGTGTATCTGTTAATCTGCCTGATGAGGATGTAGCAGCAATACGGATCCAAACTGCGTTTAGGGGGTTTAAG GCGAGAAAGTATTTCTGCAATTTGAAACGATTAGTAAAGTTGCAGATGCTTATGGAAGGGGATTTTGGCAAAAAGCAAACCTCGAATACATTAAGAAATCTTCAAACATGGAGCAAGATACAAGCCCAGATAAGAACTCGCAGACTGGCTATGGTGGAAGACAGCGGGATCAAGCAGAAGAAGCTTGAGAATCAATTGAGGCTTGATGCTAAG ATGGAGTGGAGTGGGAGCTCTCGTACGATGGATGAGGTTCTTGCACGGATGAAACAAAGAGAAGAAGCATCTGTAAAGCGTGAGCGAGCAATGGCATACGCCTTTTCTCATCAG TGGAGGGCAAATTCGAATTCAAATTTAGGCATAAATGAATCTGATGTGGCGGCATCTAATTGGGGTTGGAGTTGGATGGAGAGATGGATTGCTGCTCGGCCTTGGGAAACTCGAGCTCTAGTGGGGTCCACTCCAAAGAAAGTCAATAGTCCACCAACTAAGAAATCGCCATCaatgaaaaagtcaaattcaCCTAATGGTAAGAAAGCATCGAGAAATCGAAGGTTATCATACGGGTCAACCGCTAAAGTGGGAGATGCAAAAACAAAGCTTGAAAGGCAAACAACAAAGTAA